In the genome of Pseudomonas sp. HS6, one region contains:
- a CDS encoding DUF2474 domain-containing protein, whose translation MATIEMREVKSRWYKRLGWLLLIWSGSVVSLAVVASLLKLAMYAAGMRTH comes from the coding sequence ATGGCTACCATTGAAATGCGTGAAGTGAAAAGCCGCTGGTACAAACGACTGGGCTGGTTGCTGCTGATCTGGTCCGGCAGTGTAGTCTCGCTGGCGGTGGTGGCGAGTCTGCTGAAACTGGCGATGTATGCGGCGGGGATGAGAACCCACTGA
- a CDS encoding cell wall hydrolase — MKLHGLICCLVLTLLSGTALATDQAPIKEKAEAKAEVLEEKAADKPDAPPAPKSEAITPKEVQAVDPAGTAPLDDPITCLARSIYWEAKGKDTAEMEAVASVVMNRLGHDGFPGTVCEVVKQGSETKSCQFSWWCDGKSDQVKEDAEYALAKEIAGKALNRQLNDRTHGALYFHDHNVDPSWAKKYTKTAETGKFLFYKPKDGEAR, encoded by the coding sequence ATGAAATTGCACGGGCTGATCTGTTGTCTTGTGTTGACCCTGCTGAGCGGCACGGCATTGGCCACCGATCAGGCGCCAATCAAGGAAAAGGCCGAAGCGAAAGCCGAGGTACTGGAAGAGAAGGCTGCCGACAAACCCGACGCGCCGCCGGCGCCAAAGTCCGAAGCCATCACCCCGAAAGAAGTGCAAGCCGTCGACCCGGCCGGCACCGCGCCGCTCGACGACCCGATCACCTGTCTGGCGCGCAGCATCTATTGGGAAGCCAAGGGCAAGGACACGGCGGAAATGGAAGCCGTGGCCAGCGTGGTGATGAACCGCCTCGGCCACGATGGTTTTCCGGGCACCGTGTGCGAGGTGGTCAAGCAGGGCTCGGAAACCAAGAGCTGCCAGTTTTCCTGGTGGTGCGATGGTAAGTCCGATCAGGTCAAGGAAGACGCCGAATATGCGCTGGCCAAGGAGATCGCCGGCAAGGCGCTGAACCGCCAGCTTAACGATCGCACCCATGGCGCGCTGTATTTTCATGACCACAATGTCGACCCGAGCTGGGCCAAGAAGTACACCAAGACTGCCGAGACCGGGAAGTTCCTGTTCTACAAACCCAAGGACGGAGAGGCGCGCTAG
- a CDS encoding CAP domain-containing protein yields the protein MRFMPSVLRLAVLSTGLALATSAMATDESQLVESINSYRSQPQRCGAQASSELPPLSADPRLILPASGVVDLQQAMASASYPMVNVQAITLNGPRDAASAMKAIQESFCQVVLDPQFVDIGVSRADRDWRITLARPLLSARLGDGQAEGQKLLTQLNAARSQPRQCGGQAFSAAAPLAWNAVLGGVAQDHSRQMANNNYFDHKDRDGRTPGDRAELAGYSGQQVGENIAAGQDTVQKVVAGWLASPGHCANLMNPQYRELGAAYAVDPKSSAGIYWTAMFGGE from the coding sequence ATGCGCTTCATGCCATCCGTTCTGCGACTCGCCGTGTTGTCCACGGGACTGGCGTTGGCCACCTCGGCCATGGCCACCGACGAGTCGCAACTGGTCGAGTCGATCAACAGCTACCGCAGCCAACCGCAGCGTTGCGGCGCGCAGGCGTCCAGTGAGTTGCCGCCGCTGTCGGCCGACCCGCGCCTGATTCTGCCAGCCAGCGGCGTCGTCGATCTGCAACAGGCCATGGCCAGTGCCAGCTACCCGATGGTCAATGTGCAGGCGATCACCCTCAACGGCCCTCGGGATGCGGCATCGGCGATGAAGGCGATTCAGGAGAGCTTCTGTCAGGTGGTGCTGGATCCGCAGTTCGTCGATATCGGTGTCAGCCGCGCCGACCGCGACTGGCGCATCACGTTGGCGCGGCCATTGTTGTCGGCGCGTCTGGGCGACGGGCAAGCCGAAGGCCAGAAGTTGCTGACACAACTCAACGCCGCCCGCAGCCAGCCACGCCAGTGCGGTGGCCAGGCCTTCTCGGCCGCCGCGCCGCTGGCGTGGAACGCAGTGCTCGGCGGTGTGGCGCAGGATCACAGCCGTCAGATGGCCAACAACAATTATTTCGACCACAAGGACCGCGACGGCCGTACCCCCGGTGACCGCGCTGAACTGGCCGGGTACAGCGGTCAGCAGGTCGGCGAGAACATCGCCGCCGGGCAGGATACCGTGCAGAAAGTCGTTGCCGGCTGGCTCGCCAGCCCCGGTCATTGCGCCAACCTGATGAACCCGCAGTACCGCGAACTCGGTGCGGCCTATGCCGTCGATCCGAAGAGCAGCGCCGGCATTTACTGGACTGCGATGTTTGGTGGCGAGTAA
- a CDS encoding MFS transporter, translating to MHREPLSPSARWALTSLALSMLMPSLDTSIANAGLPTLAEAFDATFQQVQWIVLAYLLAVTTLIVSVGRLGDGFGRRRLLLIGIGIFTIASLACALAPNLAWLIVARAVQGLGAAIMFALTVALVADAVPKSRSGSAMGLLATMSATGTTLGPSLGGLLMAHVGWQSIFVINVPLGLLNAWLVYRYLPKDRTARSPVAFDYPGTAVLMLTLAAYALAMTVEGFTQTLLLISLLGVGLFMLVEKKSKAPLIHLSLFADTRISSSLALTLLVTTVMMTTLVVGPFYLSRGLGLTSTQVGLVLSVGPLLAAFSGVPAGRLVDRFGVRRMVPGALLGLACGCGLLALLPMSFGVFAYVLPITLVALSYALFQAANNTGLMSGVAQDQRGVVSALLGLSRNLGLITGAAAMGAVFALATDNPTQASATGIGAGLHMTFGVATALMLAALALGAFTHLRLASPVLEKTAQSR from the coding sequence ATGCACCGAGAACCCCTGAGCCCTTCAGCCCGCTGGGCGTTGACCAGTCTGGCGCTGTCGATGCTGATGCCGTCGCTGGACACCAGCATCGCCAACGCCGGATTGCCGACCCTGGCGGAGGCGTTCGATGCGACGTTTCAACAGGTGCAGTGGATCGTTCTGGCCTACCTGCTGGCGGTCACCACGTTGATTGTCAGCGTCGGAAGGCTGGGTGACGGCTTCGGTCGGCGGCGCTTGCTGTTGATCGGCATCGGCATATTTACCATCGCTTCGCTGGCTTGCGCGCTCGCGCCGAACCTGGCCTGGCTGATCGTTGCGCGGGCGGTGCAAGGCCTTGGCGCGGCGATCATGTTCGCGTTGACGGTGGCGCTGGTGGCCGATGCGGTGCCCAAATCCCGATCCGGCAGTGCGATGGGGTTGCTGGCCACGATGTCGGCGACCGGCACCACCCTCGGGCCGTCGCTGGGTGGGCTGTTGATGGCGCATGTCGGCTGGCAGTCGATCTTTGTGATCAACGTGCCGTTGGGGTTGCTCAACGCATGGCTGGTGTATCGCTATCTGCCGAAGGATCGAACTGCACGCTCGCCTGTTGCGTTTGATTATCCGGGCACCGCCGTGCTGATGCTGACGCTGGCGGCTTATGCACTGGCGATGACGGTTGAAGGATTCACTCAAACGTTGTTGCTGATCAGCCTGCTGGGCGTGGGGTTGTTCATGCTGGTCGAGAAGAAGAGCAAGGCGCCGCTGATTCACTTGTCACTGTTCGCCGACACACGAATCAGCAGCAGTCTGGCGCTGACGTTGCTGGTGACGACGGTCATGATGACCACGCTGGTGGTCGGGCCGTTTTACTTGAGCCGAGGTCTGGGCCTCACCAGCACTCAAGTTGGACTGGTGTTATCGGTCGGGCCGCTGTTGGCGGCGTTCAGTGGCGTACCGGCCGGGCGTCTGGTGGATCGTTTTGGCGTGCGGAGGATGGTGCCGGGCGCGTTGCTAGGACTCGCCTGCGGTTGCGGACTGTTGGCGCTGTTACCGATGAGTTTCGGGGTGTTTGCTTATGTGCTGCCGATAACGCTGGTGGCCTTGAGTTATGCGCTGTTCCAGGCCGCCAACAATACCGGGTTGATGTCCGGCGTCGCTCAGGATCAGCGCGGGGTGGTCTCGGCCCTGCTCGGGTTGTCGCGAAATCTGGGCCTGATCACCGGGGCGGCGGCGATGGGCGCGGTGTTTGCGTTGGCCACGGACAACCCGACTCAGGCGTCAGCCACGGGCATCGGCGCCGGCTTACACATGACCTTCGGCGTGGCCACGGCGTTGATGCTCGCGGCGCTTGCGCTCGGCGCCTTCACACATTTGCGTCTCGCCTCTCCCGTGCTGGAAAAAACAGCTCAAAGCAGGTGA
- a CDS encoding LysR family transcriptional regulator — MNAPDLNLLITLDVLLSEGSVARAAERLRLSPSAMSRALARLRETTGDPLLVRAGRGLVPTPRALELRDRVSYLVQEAEAVLRPAEVLDPGQLRRTFTLRNTDGFVETFAAALLARIAEEAPDVRLRFVQKADKDSTLLREGRVDLETGVVDDSTDPTLHSRILFRDQWIGVVREGHPLSSGKVSAKRFSAGQHILVSRRGRSSGPVDEALLAFGLTRDIVTSFGGFSAALTLVRESDLIATVPERHTSKLRTGLHSFALPLRMPDISVSMLWHPRMDADPAHRWLRNCVREVCA; from the coding sequence ATGAATGCGCCGGACCTGAACCTGTTGATCACCCTCGACGTGTTGCTGAGCGAAGGCAGCGTCGCTCGCGCCGCCGAACGCCTGCGTCTGAGCCCTTCAGCAATGAGCCGGGCGCTGGCCCGGTTGCGGGAAACCACCGGGGATCCGCTGCTGGTTCGCGCCGGTCGCGGACTGGTGCCGACCCCGCGTGCGTTGGAGCTGCGCGACCGGGTCAGTTATCTGGTGCAGGAAGCCGAGGCGGTTTTGCGCCCGGCAGAGGTGCTCGATCCCGGCCAGTTGCGGCGCACCTTCACCCTGCGCAACACCGACGGTTTTGTCGAAACCTTTGCCGCCGCCCTGCTCGCCCGCATCGCCGAAGAGGCGCCCGATGTGCGCTTGCGCTTTGTGCAAAAGGCTGACAAGGACAGCACACTGTTGCGCGAAGGTCGGGTGGATCTGGAAACCGGTGTGGTCGATGACAGCACCGACCCGACGCTGCACAGTCGCATCCTGTTCCGGGATCAGTGGATCGGTGTGGTGCGTGAGGGGCATCCGTTGAGCAGCGGCAAGGTCAGCGCCAAACGCTTCTCTGCTGGCCAGCACATTCTGGTGTCACGCCGCGGGCGCAGCAGCGGTCCGGTGGACGAGGCATTGCTCGCCTTCGGCCTGACGCGGGATATCGTCACCTCGTTCGGCGGGTTTTCGGCGGCGCTGACACTGGTCCGAGAATCAGACTTGATCGCCACCGTTCCAGAACGTCACACCAGCAAACTGCGAACGGGCCTGCACAGTTTCGCCCTGCCCTTGCGCATGCCGGACATCAGCGTGTCCATGCTCTGGCATCCGCGCATGGACGCCGACCCGGCGCATCGCTGGTTGCGCAATTGTGTGCGGGAGGTTTGCGCCTAG
- a CDS encoding heavy metal sensor histidine kinase — protein sequence MKIAGTYSLTLRLALVFAVLAFAALAGLGAALYNQLEEQLTRRDDIQLVSRIDQLRTILNDSNTLELIKNKPALFQNMLGNREALLTIGAPGQPPLFVVNPSDLALPSVPAVPVDHVMALNDVQHLPSINGVPFSAVAASIDSGDQGNLQVLIGKVMSERTAMLANYRLSVYGLASLAAIVLALVGCLLVYRGLLPLRRIARHAHGIGIANLGERLDRHGTPRELQPMIEAFNAMLDRLDRGVAQLSQVSTDMAHELRTPINNLLGETQVALQQNRSVDAYQQLLASNVEELERLTRMLDNMLFLARTDPASALNQRQELDACDEMQRIADYFEGLAADVGVTIEARGSGVIWAEPMLLRRALANLCANAIKYGAADSTMQVEAMAEPDGSYLRVRNQGATIPAEHLSRLFERFYRVDPSRERSAQSNGLGLSIVATIMQLHQGRYSVSSVEGVTCFELFFPARERRDANV from the coding sequence ATGAAAATCGCCGGCACGTATTCCCTGACATTACGCCTGGCGCTGGTCTTCGCCGTACTCGCCTTCGCGGCGCTGGCAGGCCTGGGCGCAGCGCTTTACAACCAGTTGGAAGAGCAACTGACCCGCCGCGACGACATCCAGTTGGTCAGCCGCATCGACCAATTGCGCACCATCCTCAACGACAGCAACACCCTGGAGCTGATCAAGAACAAACCGGCGCTGTTCCAGAACATGCTGGGCAACCGCGAAGCGCTGTTGACCATCGGCGCGCCGGGGCAACCGCCCTTGTTCGTGGTCAACCCCAGCGACCTGGCACTCCCGAGTGTGCCCGCCGTGCCGGTCGACCATGTGATGGCCCTCAATGACGTGCAGCATTTGCCGAGCATCAACGGCGTGCCGTTCTCGGCGGTGGCGGCCAGTATCGACTCCGGCGACCAGGGCAATCTGCAGGTGCTGATCGGCAAGGTGATGAGCGAACGCACGGCAATGCTCGCCAACTACCGACTCAGCGTTTACGGCTTGGCGTCATTGGCAGCGATTGTGCTGGCACTGGTGGGCTGTCTGCTGGTGTATCGCGGCCTGCTGCCGCTGCGGCGGATTGCCCGGCATGCCCACGGGATCGGCATCGCCAACCTCGGTGAACGCCTCGACCGCCACGGTACGCCCCGGGAATTGCAGCCGATGATCGAAGCCTTCAACGCGATGCTGGACCGGCTCGACCGAGGGGTAGCGCAACTGAGCCAGGTCTCCACCGACATGGCCCACGAACTGCGCACACCGATCAACAACCTGCTCGGCGAAACCCAGGTCGCGTTGCAACAGAATCGTAGCGTCGACGCCTATCAACAGCTGCTCGCCTCCAACGTCGAAGAGCTCGAACGGCTGACACGGATGCTCGACAACATGCTGTTTCTCGCCCGCACCGACCCGGCCAGTGCCCTGAACCAGCGTCAGGAGCTGGATGCCTGCGATGAAATGCAGCGCATCGCCGATTACTTCGAAGGCCTGGCCGCCGATGTCGGCGTCACCATCGAGGCCCGTGGCAGCGGCGTAATCTGGGCCGAACCGATGTTGCTGCGTCGGGCGCTGGCCAATCTGTGCGCCAACGCGATCAAGTACGGCGCGGCGGATTCGACGATGCAGGTTGAAGCCATGGCCGAACCGGACGGCAGCTATCTGCGGGTACGTAATCAGGGTGCGACGATTCCGGCGGAGCATCTGTCGCGGCTGTTCGAGCGTTTCTATCGCGTCGACCCGTCCCGCGAGCGCTCGGCCCAATCCAACGGTCTGGGCCTGTCGATCGTGGCGACGATCATGCAATTGCATCAGGGCCGCTACAGCGTCAGCAGCGTTGAGGGCGTCACCTGCTTTGAGCTGTTTTTTCCAGCACGGGAGAGGCGAGACGCAAATGTGTGA
- the cydB gene encoding cytochrome d ubiquinol oxidase subunit II — MGIQGIDLSLIWGVIIAFGVMMYVIMDGFDLGLGILFPLISDEQERDVMMNTVAPVWDGNETWLVLGGAALYGAFPLAYGVILEALYLPLIFMLAGLIFRGVAFEFRFKAPAEKRYLWDWAFIGGSLLATFSQGVVIGAYVAGIPVVDRQFAGGGLDWLAPFPLVCGIGLVVAYALLGSTWLLVKTEGMLESRMRHYSRPLAWLLLAMVVVIGAWTLQLHPELATRWFNHAHLTVFAGLVVLAALSLFGLLRSLRQRHTHWPFVFTLVLMFLGYIGLALSIWPNIIPPSVSLWAAASPATSQLFALIGALFILPVILMYTFWNYYVFRGKVRIGDGYH, encoded by the coding sequence ATGGGTATTCAAGGTATCGATCTCTCGTTGATCTGGGGTGTGATCATTGCCTTCGGGGTGATGATGTACGTGATCATGGACGGCTTCGATCTGGGCCTCGGGATCCTGTTTCCGCTGATCAGCGATGAGCAGGAACGCGACGTGATGATGAACACCGTCGCACCCGTCTGGGACGGCAACGAAACCTGGCTGGTGCTCGGCGGTGCGGCGTTGTACGGCGCGTTTCCGCTGGCTTACGGGGTGATTCTGGAGGCGCTGTATCTGCCGCTGATCTTCATGCTCGCGGGTTTGATTTTTCGCGGTGTGGCGTTCGAGTTTCGCTTCAAGGCGCCGGCGGAAAAACGCTATCTGTGGGACTGGGCGTTCATCGGTGGTTCGCTGCTGGCGACGTTCTCCCAGGGGGTGGTGATCGGCGCGTATGTGGCCGGGATTCCGGTGGTGGATCGGCAGTTCGCCGGTGGCGGTCTCGACTGGCTGGCACCGTTCCCGCTGGTCTGCGGCATCGGTCTGGTAGTCGCTTATGCCTTGCTCGGCAGCACCTGGCTGCTGGTGAAAACCGAAGGCATGCTCGAGTCGCGAATGCGTCACTACAGCCGTCCATTGGCCTGGCTGTTGCTGGCGATGGTGGTGGTGATCGGCGCGTGGACGCTGCAACTGCACCCGGAACTGGCCACTCGCTGGTTCAACCATGCGCACCTGACCGTGTTCGCCGGGCTGGTGGTGCTGGCGGCATTGTCGCTGTTCGGTCTGTTGCGTTCGCTGCGTCAGCGGCACACCCACTGGCCATTCGTGTTCACCCTGGTGCTGATGTTCCTCGGTTACATCGGGCTGGCGCTGAGCATCTGGCCGAACATCATCCCGCCGTCGGTCAGCCTGTGGGCGGCAGCATCACCGGCCACCAGCCAGTTGTTCGCCCTGATCGGCGCGCTGTTCATTTTGCCGGTGATCCTGATGTACACCTTCTGGAACTACTACGTCTTCCGCGGCAAAGTGAGGATTGGCGATGGCTACCATTGA